One window from the genome of Cricetulus griseus strain 17A/GY chromosome 2, alternate assembly CriGri-PICRH-1.0, whole genome shotgun sequence encodes:
- the LOC113833831 gene encoding elongin-B-like encodes MDVFLMIRRHKTTIFTDAKESSTVSELKPFVQGFLKQEPYKQQLFKDDNLLSDSKTLGKSGFTSQTAGPQAPATVGLAFLAGDAFEDLRIEPFSSPPELPHVMKPQDSACSAHEQAVQ; translated from the coding sequence ATGGACGTGTTTCTCATGATCCGGCGCCACAAGACCACCATCTTCACGGATGCCAAGGAGTCGAGTACCGTGTCAGAGCTGAAGCCCTTCGTCCAAGGCTTCCTCAAGCAGGAGCCGTACAAGCAGCAGCTGTTCAAGGATGACAACCTCCTTTCTGACAGCAAAACTCTGGGAAAGAGTGGCTTCACTAGCCAAACAGCAGGGCCCCAGGCCCCAGCCACAGTGGGCCTGGCCTTCCTAGCAGGTGATGCCTTTGAAGACCTGCGCATTGAGCCCTTCTCCAGCCCTCCAGAGCTTCCACATGTGATGAAGCCACAGGATtctgcatgcagtgcccatgaacAGGCTGTGCAGTGA